The Orcinus orca chromosome 4, mOrcOrc1.1, whole genome shotgun sequence genome includes a region encoding these proteins:
- the LOC101271970 gene encoding pterin-4-alpha-carbinolamine dehydratase-like, whose translation MNLSFYSLSYYKNLDGKYLLEIWNYRTRLSPPLPPAAASVHAAHSTAGKAHRLSAEEKYQLLSDLRAMGWNEPEGQDVTFQQFHFKDFRRAIGFVMRVALQAEKLDHHPEWFNVYDKAHITLSTHACAGLSELDINLASFIEQVAVSVT comes from the coding sequence ATGaacctttcattttattctctcagttattataaaaatttagatGGTAAGTATCTCTTAGAAATATGGAACTATAGGACACGCTTGTCTCCTCCGCTGCCACCTGCTGCGGCCAGCGTCCACGCTGCACACAGCACGGCTGGCAAAGCCCACAGGCTAAGTGCTGAGGAGAAGTACCAGCTGCTGTCAGACCTGCGGGCCATGGGGTGGAACGAGCCGGAAGGCCAGGATGTCACCTTCCAGCAGTTCCATTTCAAAGACTTCCGTAGGGCTATTGGCTTCGTGATGAGAGTGGCCCTGCAGGCTGAGAAACTGGACCACCATCCTGAATGGTTTAACGTTTACGACAAGGCCCACATCACCCTGAGCACTCATGCGTGTGCGGGCCTTTCAGAACTGGACATAAATCTGGCCAGCTTCATCGAGCAGGTAGCAGTGTCCGTGACATAG